In the genome of Streptomyces sp. V2I9, one region contains:
- a CDS encoding ATP-binding protein, protein MPAATARAASSLAADPEDAAPRKLYRSADGRLLGGVARGLAGHLGLPVAWVRLVFLGLFVTDGLGALLYAVFWIVVPLGVGGVEPTRSVFETSPEGRRKLRKPDKGQVFALVALAVGAVAYFVNVDMGGETGRYIWPTLLIGAGSVLVWRQADNARRARWMEVGRNRKLLHLARGLAGVALVGLGLAVFLVVRGSAAQLGNLLTAAIAVLTGIFLLAGPYLVRMTQDLSEERLMRIRAQERAEVAAHVHDSVLHTLTLIQRNADDGGEVRRLARAQERELRNWLYNPEGTGKDEDEEPATLAEAVKRAAAEVEDKHGVPLEVVVVGDCPLDEKLAAQLQAAREAMVNAAKYGGEGGAVQVFAEVEGRTVFVSVRDRGPGFDLDEVPADRMGVRESIIGRMQRNGGTARLRSVPGGGTEVELEMERASE, encoded by the coding sequence ATGCCAGCCGCCACCGCCCGAGCCGCCAGCTCCCTCGCCGCCGACCCGGAGGACGCCGCGCCGCGCAAGCTCTACCGCAGCGCCGACGGACGGCTGCTCGGCGGCGTCGCGCGCGGGCTCGCCGGACACCTCGGGCTGCCGGTCGCCTGGGTGCGGCTCGTCTTTCTCGGCCTGTTCGTCACCGACGGCCTCGGCGCCCTGCTCTACGCGGTGTTCTGGATCGTCGTCCCGCTGGGCGTCGGCGGCGTCGAGCCGACCCGCTCCGTGTTCGAGACCTCCCCGGAAGGCCGCCGCAAGCTCCGCAAGCCGGACAAGGGGCAGGTCTTCGCACTGGTCGCCCTGGCGGTCGGGGCCGTCGCGTACTTCGTCAACGTCGACATGGGCGGCGAGACCGGCCGCTACATCTGGCCCACCCTCCTGATCGGCGCGGGCTCCGTGCTGGTCTGGCGACAGGCGGACAACGCCCGCCGTGCCCGCTGGATGGAGGTCGGCCGCAACCGCAAGCTGCTCCACCTGGCCCGCGGGCTCGCCGGGGTCGCCCTGGTCGGCCTCGGACTCGCGGTCTTCCTCGTCGTCCGCGGCTCGGCCGCCCAGCTCGGCAATCTGCTCACCGCCGCCATCGCCGTGCTGACCGGCATCTTCCTGCTCGCCGGCCCCTATCTGGTCCGGATGACCCAGGACCTCTCCGAGGAGCGCCTGATGCGCATCCGCGCCCAGGAGCGGGCCGAGGTCGCCGCCCATGTCCACGACTCGGTTCTGCACACCCTCACCCTGATCCAGCGCAACGCCGACGACGGCGGCGAGGTCCGGCGCCTCGCCCGCGCCCAGGAGCGCGAACTGCGCAACTGGCTCTACAACCCGGAGGGAACCGGCAAGGACGAGGACGAGGAGCCGGCGACCCTGGCCGAGGCGGTCAAGCGGGCGGCCGCCGAGGTCGAGGACAAGCACGGCGTGCCCCTGGAGGTCGTCGTGGTCGGGGACTGCCCCCTCGACGAGAAGCTGGCCGCCCAGCTCCAGGCCGCGCGCGAGGCGATGGTCAACGCCGCCAAGTACGGTGGCGAGGGCGGGGCGGTGCAGGTCTTCGCGGAGGTCGAGGGGCGCACGGTCTTCGTGTCCGTACGGGACCGGGGTCCGGGTTTCGACCTGGACGAGGTTCCCGCCGACCGCATGGGCGTACGAGAATCAATCATCGGCCGGATGCAGCGCAACGGCGGGACCGCCCGGCTGCGTTCGGTGCCCGGCGGGGGCACCGAGGTCGAGCTGGAGATGGAGAGGGCGAGCGAATGA
- a CDS encoding GNAT family N-acetyltransferase → MMPANAVQDYARALALRSPSSYRVGPFTVRHDPGWELKYANYAIPDRGAEPTVDDVAALVDAFGKHGRLPRLEFLPAWAPAVEPALLAAGFTVENRAPLLACAPDDLRTPNPVDGLRIATPVTGAEFTDAARVQHQGFGGEGEPEAGMAQWLRDAAAGDGVAALAVLDGAPAGAGGCSPAIDGLSELAGLAVAARFRRRGIGAALSAWLTQRAFDQGCRTVWLEPGGPDVERVYAGIGYRRIGEKLNISLVPEPGPA, encoded by the coding sequence ATGATGCCGGCGAACGCCGTCCAGGACTACGCCCGTGCGCTCGCGCTGCGCTCCCCGTCCTCCTACCGGGTGGGCCCGTTCACCGTCCGGCACGACCCCGGATGGGAGCTGAAGTACGCCAACTACGCCATCCCCGACCGGGGCGCGGAACCCACGGTGGACGACGTGGCGGCGCTGGTCGACGCGTTCGGAAAGCACGGGCGGCTCCCCCGCCTGGAGTTCCTGCCGGCCTGGGCCCCGGCCGTCGAACCGGCCCTGCTGGCCGCCGGCTTCACCGTGGAGAACCGGGCCCCGCTGCTCGCCTGCGCCCCTGACGACCTCCGGACGCCGAACCCGGTCGACGGCCTCCGCATCGCCACGCCGGTCACCGGGGCGGAGTTCACCGACGCCGCCCGCGTCCAGCACCAGGGCTTCGGCGGTGAGGGCGAGCCCGAAGCCGGTATGGCCCAGTGGCTGCGCGACGCGGCCGCCGGGGACGGGGTGGCCGCCCTGGCCGTCCTCGACGGCGCGCCCGCCGGGGCCGGGGGCTGCTCGCCCGCGATCGACGGGCTGAGCGAACTGGCCGGGCTCGCCGTCGCCGCCCGCTTCCGCCGCCGGGGCATCGGGGCGGCGCTCTCCGCCTGGCTGACGCAACGGGCCTTCGACCAGGGCTGCCGGACGGTCTGGCTGGAACCGGGCGGCCCGGACGTCGAACGCGTCTACGCGGGCATCGGCTACCGCCGGATCGGGGAGAAGCTCAACATCTCGCTGGTCCCGGAGCCGGGGCCCGCCTGA
- a CDS encoding C40 family peptidase: MAAHRRSAHRKPKQRPLTGSAARTAATLALAGAATAGSVTPAGAAPAEPAPTASQVRAKVDRLYHDAEVATERYNGAKEKADAATRAVDALADEAARRTGRLNTARHALGSLATAQYRSGTLAPALQLALSSDPDAYLERASSLDRAGVRQNGLLRSIKRQVSQITRVKARADRESERLAARRAELREHRTAIRTKLADARKLLDTLTAEQRAAYERSADARHGGGPAHADRSADRGGPVAAPNSRAGQAIAFAHGAIGKPYVWGATGPNAFDCSGLTQAAWKAAGVSLPRTTYTQINAGQRVPRSQLAPGDLVFFYSGISHVGLYIGGGQMIHAPRPGAPVRIAPVDDMPFAGATRVA, translated from the coding sequence GTGGCAGCGCACCGCAGGTCAGCCCATCGAAAACCCAAGCAGCGCCCCCTCACCGGCTCTGCTGCCCGCACCGCCGCCACCCTGGCGCTCGCCGGGGCCGCCACCGCCGGCTCGGTCACGCCTGCGGGCGCGGCCCCCGCCGAACCGGCCCCCACCGCCTCCCAGGTCCGGGCGAAGGTGGACCGGCTGTACCACGACGCCGAGGTCGCCACGGAGCGGTACAACGGGGCGAAGGAGAAGGCGGACGCCGCCACCCGCGCCGTGGACGCCCTGGCCGACGAGGCGGCCCGCCGCACCGGCCGCCTCAACACCGCCCGGCACGCCCTGGGATCGCTGGCCACCGCGCAGTACCGCTCCGGCACCCTCGCCCCGGCCCTGCAACTGGCGCTCTCCTCCGACCCCGACGCCTACCTGGAACGCGCCTCCTCCCTCGACCGGGCGGGCGTCCGGCAGAACGGGCTGCTGCGGAGCATCAAGCGGCAGGTCTCCCAGATCACCCGGGTCAAGGCCCGCGCCGACCGGGAGAGCGAGCGCCTGGCCGCCCGCCGTGCCGAACTGCGTGAGCACCGCACCGCGATCCGCACCAAACTGGCCGACGCCCGGAAGCTGCTGGACACCCTGACCGCCGAGCAGCGCGCCGCCTACGAACGCTCCGCCGACGCCCGGCACGGCGGCGGCCCCGCCCACGCCGACCGTTCCGCCGACCGCGGCGGCCCGGTCGCCGCCCCGAACTCCCGTGCGGGGCAGGCCATCGCCTTCGCACACGGCGCGATCGGCAAACCGTACGTCTGGGGCGCGACCGGCCCGAACGCCTTCGACTGCTCCGGCCTGACCCAGGCGGCATGGAAGGCGGCCGGCGTCAGCCTGCCGCGCACCACCTACACCCAGATCAACGCCGGGCAGCGCGTCCCGCGCTCCCAACTGGCCCCCGGCGACCTGGTCTTCTTCTACTCCGGGATCAGCCATGTCGGCCTCTACATCGGCGGCGGCCAGATGATCCACGCCCCGCGCCCCGGAGCGCCGGTCCGGATCGCGCCCGTCGATGACATGCCTTTCGCGGGAGCGACCCGCGTGGCATAG
- a CDS encoding C40 family peptidase, producing the protein MPVLASHRKPRTKVRTTPAVGLTTAALASVTLLSTQSATAAPAEPKPAIEEVRKKVDALYRQAGAATQEYNRAKAASGTQQKKVDALLSDVAKRTEKINEARRALGSYAAAQYRSGGIAPTATFFLADDPQGYFDQSRLMDRATERQQKAVSEFRTQQASAAKKRAEAVKSLETLTETQATLASSKKAVQSKLTEARGLLSRLTAEEKARLAELERKKEAEAREKAARLAARQAAEAKERAAAEEKAREEAAEESGGTSGGGTGTGTGSGSGTGSGYAAKAEKVLAFARAQIGKPYVWGATGPSSYDCSGLTQAAWREAGVTLPRTTWDQVEFGTRVATADLQPGDLVFFYDDISHVGIYKGEGMMIHAPKPGANVREESIYSMPIYGSVRPA; encoded by the coding sequence ATGCCGGTCTTGGCATCGCATCGCAAGCCGCGTACGAAGGTGCGCACCACCCCCGCCGTCGGGCTGACGACGGCCGCGCTGGCCTCCGTGACGCTGCTCTCCACGCAGAGCGCCACGGCCGCCCCCGCCGAGCCGAAGCCCGCGATCGAGGAGGTCCGGAAGAAGGTCGACGCCCTGTACCGGCAGGCGGGTGCCGCGACCCAGGAGTACAACCGGGCCAAGGCCGCCTCCGGGACGCAGCAGAAGAAGGTCGACGCGCTGCTCTCCGACGTGGCGAAGCGGACCGAGAAGATCAACGAGGCCCGCCGGGCGCTGGGGTCCTACGCGGCGGCCCAGTACCGCAGCGGCGGCATCGCGCCCACGGCGACGTTCTTCCTGGCGGACGACCCGCAGGGGTACTTCGACCAGAGCCGGCTGATGGACCGGGCGACGGAGCGGCAGCAGAAGGCCGTGAGCGAGTTCCGTACGCAGCAGGCGTCGGCGGCGAAGAAGCGCGCGGAGGCGGTGAAGAGCCTGGAGACCCTCACCGAGACGCAGGCCACGCTCGCCTCCAGCAAGAAGGCCGTGCAGAGCAAGCTCACTGAGGCGCGCGGCCTGCTGTCCCGGCTGACGGCCGAGGAGAAGGCGCGGCTGGCGGAGCTGGAGCGCAAGAAGGAGGCCGAGGCCAGGGAGAAGGCGGCGCGGCTGGCCGCCCGGCAGGCCGCCGAGGCGAAGGAGCGGGCCGCGGCCGAGGAGAAGGCCCGCGAGGAGGCCGCGGAGGAGTCCGGCGGCACCTCGGGCGGCGGCACGGGTACGGGGACCGGCTCCGGTTCCGGCACGGGCAGCGGCTACGCCGCCAAGGCGGAGAAGGTGCTGGCCTTCGCCCGCGCCCAGATCGGGAAGCCGTACGTATGGGGGGCGACCGGCCCGTCGTCGTACGACTGCTCGGGGCTGACGCAGGCGGCCTGGCGGGAGGCGGGGGTGACGCTGCCCCGGACCACCTGGGACCAGGTCGAGTTCGGCACCCGCGTGGCCACGGCCGATCTGCAACCGGGTGACCTGGTCTTCTTCTACGACGACATCAGCCACGTCGGGATCTACAAGGGCGAGGGGATGATGATCCACGCTCCGAAGCCGGGTGCGAACGTGCGCGAGGAGTCGATCTACTCCATGCCGATCTACGGGAGCGTGCGGCCCGCGTGA
- a CDS encoding response regulator transcription factor, translating into MTENTEATGGPERRVRVVLVDDHRMFRTGVQAEIGRTEETGVEVVGEAADVDQAVTVITATRPEVVLLDVHLPGGGGVEVLRRCAPLMGTVEDPVRFLALSVSDAAEDVIGVIRGGARGYVTKTITGTDLVDSIFRVQEGDAVFSPRLAGFVLDAFASTDAPPVDEDLDRLTQREREVLRLIARGYAYKEIAKQLFISVKTVESHVSAVLRKLQLSNRHELTRWATARRLV; encoded by the coding sequence ATGACCGAGAACACCGAAGCCACCGGGGGCCCGGAGCGACGGGTACGGGTCGTGCTCGTCGACGACCACCGGATGTTCCGCACCGGGGTGCAGGCGGAGATCGGCCGCACCGAGGAGACCGGCGTCGAGGTGGTCGGCGAGGCCGCCGACGTCGACCAGGCGGTCACCGTCATCACGGCGACCCGCCCCGAGGTCGTCCTCCTCGACGTCCATCTGCCGGGCGGTGGCGGCGTCGAGGTGCTGCGCCGCTGCGCCCCGCTGATGGGCACGGTCGAGGACCCGGTCCGCTTCCTCGCGCTCTCCGTGTCGGATGCGGCCGAGGACGTCATCGGCGTCATCCGGGGCGGGGCACGCGGCTATGTCACCAAGACGATCACCGGCACCGACCTGGTCGACTCGATCTTCCGGGTCCAGGAGGGCGACGCGGTCTTCTCGCCCCGCCTGGCCGGGTTCGTGCTGGACGCCTTCGCCTCCACGGACGCCCCGCCGGTCGACGAGGACCTGGACCGCCTCACCCAGCGCGAGCGCGAGGTGCTGCGGCTGATCGCGCGCGGCTACGCGTACAAGGAGATCGCCAAGCAGCTGTTCATCTCGGTGAAGACGGTCGAGTCGCACGTCTCGGCGGTGCTGAGGAAGCTCCAGCTCTCCAACCGGCACGAGCTGACGCGTTGGGCGACGGCCCGCCGGCTGGTCTGA
- a CDS encoding DoxX family protein gives MNGYGGGSYGLGERRTLKERAATYALLPLRIFLGVTFVYAGLDKLTDSAFLAADGTGSIGELMRGVRDSSAIPALVDLALKSPEGFGYAIAVGELLVGLGTLVGLWARTAAAGGALISLSLWLTVSWQATPYYYGNDLPYLMAWLPLVLAGATVFSADAFLASRRRRTL, from the coding sequence ATGAACGGTTACGGCGGCGGATCGTACGGTCTGGGTGAGCGCAGGACGCTGAAGGAGCGGGCGGCGACGTACGCCCTGCTGCCGTTGCGGATCTTCCTCGGCGTCACCTTCGTCTACGCGGGGCTCGACAAGCTCACCGACAGCGCCTTCCTGGCCGCGGACGGCACCGGGTCCATCGGCGAGCTGATGCGCGGGGTGCGGGACTCCTCCGCGATCCCCGCCCTCGTCGATCTGGCGCTCAAGAGCCCCGAGGGTTTCGGTTACGCCATCGCGGTCGGCGAACTCCTCGTCGGTCTCGGCACCCTCGTCGGCCTCTGGGCCCGGACGGCGGCGGCCGGCGGCGCGCTGATCTCGCTGAGCCTCTGGCTGACGGTGAGCTGGCAGGCCACCCCGTACTACTACGGCAACGACCTGCCCTATCTGATGGCGTGGCTGCCGCTGGTGCTGGCGGGCGCGACCGTGTTCTCCGCCGACGCCTTCCTCGCCTCACGCCGGCGCCGGACCCTGTAG
- the pcrA gene encoding DNA helicase PcrA: MSSLFDDSFLTGLQPAEDGPPPPPEDHAPEAVPEGLFEGVHDAPPPPRDGYYRDGHPRPAIDSAALLDGLNTEQRAAVVHAGSPLLIVAGAGSGKTRVLTHRIAHLLAERGTHPGQILAITFTNKAAGEMKERVEQLVGPRANAMWVMTFHSACVRILRRESKKLGFTSSFSIYDAADSKRLMALVCRDLDLDPKRYPPKSFTAKVSNLKNELIDEETFAGQAADGFEKTLAQAYALYQARLREANALDFDDIIMTTVHLLQAFPDVAEHYRRRFRHVLVDEYQDTNHAQYTLVRELVGPAGEHDAPAELCVVGDADQSIYAFRGATIRNILQFEEDYPSATTILLEQNYRSTQTILSAANAVIERNESRRPKNLWTNAGSGARITGYVADTEHDEAQFVADEIDRLTDAGDAKAGDVAVFYRTNAQSRVFEEILIRVGLPYKVVGGVRFYERKEVRDVLAYLRVLANPEDTVPLRRILNVPKRGIGDRAEAMIDALSMREKISFPQALRRVDEAYGMAARSSNAVKRFNTLMEELRTIVESGAGPAVVLEAVLERTGYLAELQSSTDPQDETRIENLQELAAVALEFEQERGDEEGAGTLAEFLEKVALVADSDQIPDEDEDGSGVITLMTLHTAKGLEFPVVFLTGLEDGVFPHMRALGQTKELEEERRLAYVGITRARERLYLTRAAMRSAWGQPSYNPPSRFLEEIPEQHLDWRRKGPMAAPAGPTSGITSSLSSSRSRSGPSGFATRRGAEKPTVALAVGDRVTHDQFGLGTVTAVEGHGDQAKATVDFGDERPKKLLLRYAPVEKL, encoded by the coding sequence ATGAGCAGCCTCTTTGACGACAGTTTCCTGACCGGCCTCCAGCCCGCGGAGGACGGCCCCCCGCCGCCCCCCGAGGACCACGCGCCCGAAGCGGTGCCGGAGGGACTCTTCGAGGGCGTCCACGACGCGCCCCCGCCGCCGCGGGACGGCTATTACCGGGACGGCCACCCGCGCCCGGCGATCGACTCCGCCGCGCTGCTCGACGGGCTGAACACCGAGCAGCGCGCCGCCGTCGTGCACGCCGGGTCCCCGCTGCTCATCGTCGCCGGGGCCGGCTCCGGCAAGACCCGGGTGCTCACCCACCGCATCGCCCACCTGCTGGCCGAGCGCGGCACCCACCCCGGTCAGATCCTCGCCATCACCTTCACCAACAAGGCCGCCGGCGAGATGAAGGAGCGCGTCGAGCAGCTCGTCGGCCCGCGCGCCAACGCGATGTGGGTCATGACCTTCCACAGCGCGTGCGTCCGCATCCTGCGCCGCGAGTCGAAGAAGCTCGGCTTCACCTCATCGTTCTCGATCTACGACGCCGCCGACTCCAAGCGCCTGATGGCCCTGGTCTGCCGCGATCTGGACCTGGACCCCAAGCGCTACCCGCCGAAGTCCTTCACCGCCAAGGTCTCCAACCTCAAGAACGAGCTCATCGACGAGGAGACCTTCGCCGGGCAGGCGGCGGACGGTTTCGAGAAGACCCTCGCCCAGGCGTACGCGCTCTACCAGGCCCGCCTGCGCGAGGCGAACGCCCTGGACTTCGACGACATCATCATGACGACGGTCCACCTCCTCCAGGCGTTCCCGGACGTCGCGGAGCACTACCGCCGCCGCTTCCGCCACGTTCTCGTCGACGAGTACCAGGACACGAACCACGCCCAGTACACGCTGGTACGGGAGCTGGTCGGCCCGGCCGGGGAGCACGACGCCCCCGCCGAGCTGTGCGTGGTCGGTGACGCGGACCAGTCGATCTACGCCTTCCGGGGCGCGACCATCCGCAACATCCTCCAGTTCGAGGAGGACTACCCGAGCGCCACGACGATCCTGCTGGAGCAGAACTACCGCTCCACGCAGACGATCCTCTCCGCCGCCAACGCCGTCATCGAGCGCAACGAGAGCCGCCGCCCCAAGAACCTCTGGACCAACGCCGGCTCCGGCGCCCGCATCACCGGGTACGTCGCGGACACCGAGCACGACGAGGCCCAGTTCGTCGCGGACGAGATCGACCGGCTCACCGACGCGGGCGACGCCAAGGCGGGCGACGTCGCGGTCTTCTACCGCACCAACGCCCAGTCGCGTGTCTTCGAGGAGATCCTCATCCGTGTCGGCCTGCCCTACAAGGTCGTCGGCGGCGTGCGCTTCTACGAGCGCAAGGAGGTCCGGGACGTCCTGGCCTACCTGCGCGTCCTCGCCAACCCGGAGGACACCGTCCCGCTCCGCCGCATCCTCAACGTCCCCAAGCGCGGCATCGGGGACCGCGCGGAGGCCATGATCGACGCCCTGTCGATGCGCGAGAAGATCTCCTTCCCGCAGGCCCTGCGCCGGGTGGACGAGGCGTACGGCATGGCCGCCCGCTCGTCCAACGCCGTCAAGCGCTTCAACACGCTGATGGAGGAGCTGCGCACGATCGTCGAGTCCGGCGCCGGGCCCGCCGTCGTGCTGGAAGCCGTCCTGGAGCGCACGGGCTATCTGGCGGAGCTCCAGTCCTCCACCGACCCCCAGGACGAGACGCGCATCGAGAACCTCCAGGAACTCGCCGCCGTCGCCCTGGAGTTCGAGCAGGAGCGCGGCGACGAGGAAGGCGCGGGCACCCTCGCGGAGTTCCTGGAGAAGGTCGCCCTCGTCGCGGACTCCGACCAGATCCCCGACGAGGACGAGGACGGCTCCGGCGTCATCACGCTGATGACGCTGCACACCGCGAAGGGCCTGGAGTTCCCGGTCGTCTTCCTCACCGGTCTGGAGGACGGCGTCTTCCCGCACATGCGGGCCCTCGGCCAGACCAAGGAGCTGGAGGAGGAGCGCCGCCTCGCCTACGTCGGCATCACCCGCGCCCGCGAACGGCTCTACCTGACCCGCGCCGCCATGCGCAGCGCCTGGGGCCAGCCCTCGTACAACCCGCCCTCGCGGTTCCTGGAGGAGATCCCGGAACAGCACCTGGACTGGCGGCGCAAGGGGCCGATGGCGGCCCCCGCCGGACCCACCTCCGGCATCACGTCCTCGCTCTCCTCCTCGCGCTCCCGCTCCGGCCCCTCGGGCTTCGCCACCCGGCGCGGGGCGGAGAAGCCCACGGTCGCCCTGGCGGTCGGGGACCGGGTCACGCACGACCAGTTCGGCCTGGGCACGGTGACGGCCGTCGAGGGCCACGGCGACCAGGCCAAGGCGACGGTCGACTTCGGCGACGAGCGCCCGAAGAAGCTGCTCCTGCGGTACGCGCCGGTCGAGAAGCTGTAG
- a CDS encoding PspC domain-containing protein: MTAPSDAAPGAAPPEAPKPTLRRTPRQKVVAGVCGGLGRYCDVDPVIFRIVLGVLSVTGGIGLIFYGFAWLLLPAEGEDQNEARKLLSGRVDGAALVALLLALIGCGLFLSMLHNRGMLSFAALLAVAVVGFFVWTRSPGSSAAEDPAAPPGAPAAPGGPAHTGGLGAPPEVKAPPTPGSPSWWRDPIVKDGTTGPGSSGYLWGPPDTDAGAAHAGLKAGRPSPDAPFRTPQSSSVPRGPRSIGGPVFLAALVAAGLGTGLSWDRQPLGTALQIGLAAALAVFGLGLLIASVLGRTGFGTVFMAMVTAGLLAGASALPKDIDTSWGRRDWRPTSVSAVRQHYELSTGDARLDLSGLKVPKGETVRTGLDVAAGRAAVVVPENVTVKVRTEARLGEVRLEDGPRLRLRTGDGRATDRTLPPPRGARPAGTIELTVEVGIGQVEVSRAAS, translated from the coding sequence ATGACCGCTCCCTCCGACGCCGCTCCCGGCGCCGCGCCCCCCGAAGCGCCGAAGCCGACGCTGCGGCGCACCCCGCGCCAGAAGGTCGTCGCCGGGGTGTGCGGCGGGCTGGGACGGTACTGCGACGTGGACCCGGTGATCTTCCGGATCGTGCTCGGCGTCCTGTCGGTGACCGGGGGGATCGGCCTGATCTTCTACGGATTCGCCTGGCTGCTGCTGCCCGCCGAGGGCGAGGACCAGAACGAGGCGCGCAAGCTGCTGTCGGGCCGGGTCGACGGGGCGGCGCTGGTGGCCCTGCTGCTGGCGCTGATCGGCTGCGGGCTCTTCCTCTCGATGCTGCACAACCGGGGCATGCTGTCGTTCGCCGCGCTGCTGGCGGTGGCCGTCGTCGGCTTCTTCGTGTGGACGCGGTCCCCCGGGTCGTCGGCGGCCGAGGACCCGGCGGCCCCGCCCGGAGCCCCTGCCGCCCCCGGCGGCCCCGCGCACACCGGGGGGCTCGGCGCCCCCCCGGAGGTGAAGGCTCCGCCGACACCGGGCAGTCCGTCGTGGTGGCGGGACCCCATCGTCAAGGACGGCACGACCGGGCCGGGGAGCTCGGGCTATCTGTGGGGTCCGCCGGACACGGACGCCGGGGCTGCGCACGCCGGACTGAAGGCGGGACGGCCCAGCCCCGACGCCCCCTTCCGGACGCCGCAGTCGTCGTCCGTTCCGCGCGGACCGCGCTCCATCGGCGGCCCGGTCTTCCTGGCGGCGCTGGTGGCGGCCGGTCTGGGCACCGGGCTGAGCTGGGACCGGCAGCCGCTGGGCACCGCCCTGCAGATCGGTCTGGCCGCCGCCCTCGCCGTCTTCGGGCTCGGTCTGCTGATCGCCTCGGTGCTGGGGCGGACCGGCTTCGGCACGGTCTTCATGGCGATGGTCACGGCAGGTCTGCTGGCGGGCGCTTCGGCGCTGCCGAAGGACATCGACACCTCGTGGGGCCGGCGGGACTGGCGGCCGACCTCGGTGAGCGCGGTGCGACAGCACTACGAGTTGAGCACGGGCGACGCGCGGCTGGACCTGTCCGGGTTGAAGGTCCCGAAGGGCGAGACCGTGCGTACCGGTCTCGATGTGGCGGCGGGCCGGGCGGCCGTGGTCGTCCCGGAGAACGTCACGGTGAAGGTCCGGACCGAGGCGCGTCTCGGGGAGGTCCGGCTGGAGGACGGGCCGCGGCTCCGGCTGCGGACCGGTGACGGCAGGGCGACCGACCGCACGCTGCCGCCGCCGCGCGGCGCACGACCGGCCGGAACGATCGAGCTGACGGTGGAAGTGGGCATCGGACAGGTGGAGGTCAGCCGTGCCGCGTCATGA